The following coding sequences are from one Luteimonas sp. S4-F44 window:
- the flhA gene encoding flagellar biosynthesis protein FlhA, producing the protein MSAVMQSGPKRLFDMLRHGLGAPLLVLALLAMVVVPLPPFVLDVLFSFNIAISLVVLLAVVYVQRPLDFSIFPIVLLMTTMLRLALNVASTRVILLHGQNGPGAAGNVIESFGEFVVGGNFAVGIVAFAILTIINFMVITKGAGRVSEVTARFILDAMPGKQMAIDADLNAGLLTREEAKARREEVRQEADFYGAMDGASKFIRGDAIAGILILFVTIVGGLAIGMLQHGMPFGDAAATYTLLSIGDGLVSQLPALLVSSAVALLVTRASRAQDMGGAVTGQVFGQYRALAIAAVILLVVGLVPGMPNLAFLSLAAVVGYGAWTMRNRSLAAERAAAAPDAALPAPEQTTNAELGWDDLRPVDPLGLEVGYRLIPLVDKAQGGELMARIKAVRRKLTQDIGFLIPPVHIRDNLELAPTAYRLLVHGVPVATAEVHPDRLLALDPGGALQPIEGIPGKDPAFGLDALWILPIQRAQAEASGYTVVDPATVVATHLSHLVREQAPELLGHEEVQQLLATLARSAPKLAEDLTPKALPLAVVVRVLQNLLVERIPVRQLRRIAEALVEHAAHSQDPAQLTAAVRTALGRFIVQEIAGPAPDLPVYTLAPALERVLQDSAQGTGAALEPGLAERLQQSLADCAGQQEARNEPAVVLVPGQVRAALARLVRHSVPTLSVLAYTEVPEDKRLKLLGTIS; encoded by the coding sequence ATGAGCGCGGTGATGCAGTCCGGCCCCAAGCGCCTGTTCGACATGCTGCGCCACGGGCTGGGGGCGCCGTTGCTGGTGCTGGCGCTGCTGGCGATGGTCGTGGTGCCGTTGCCGCCGTTCGTGCTCGACGTGCTCTTCAGCTTCAACATCGCGATCTCGCTGGTGGTGCTGCTGGCGGTGGTCTACGTGCAGCGCCCGCTGGACTTCAGCATTTTCCCGATCGTGCTGCTGATGACCACGATGCTGCGCCTGGCGCTGAACGTGGCCTCCACGCGGGTGATCCTGCTGCACGGCCAGAACGGCCCGGGCGCGGCCGGCAACGTGATCGAGTCGTTCGGCGAATTCGTCGTCGGCGGCAACTTCGCGGTCGGCATCGTCGCGTTCGCGATCCTGACCATCATCAACTTCATGGTCATCACCAAGGGCGCCGGCCGGGTCTCGGAAGTGACCGCACGCTTCATCCTCGATGCGATGCCCGGCAAGCAGATGGCGATCGACGCCGACCTCAATGCCGGCCTGCTGACCCGCGAGGAAGCCAAGGCCCGGCGCGAGGAAGTCCGCCAGGAAGCCGACTTCTACGGCGCGATGGACGGCGCCAGCAAGTTCATCCGCGGCGATGCGATCGCCGGCATCCTGATCCTGTTCGTGACGATCGTCGGCGGGCTGGCGATTGGCATGCTCCAGCACGGCATGCCGTTCGGCGATGCGGCGGCGACCTACACTCTGCTGTCGATCGGCGACGGCCTGGTGTCGCAGCTGCCGGCGCTGCTGGTGTCCTCGGCGGTCGCGCTGCTGGTCACCCGCGCCTCGCGCGCCCAGGACATGGGCGGCGCGGTGACCGGCCAGGTGTTCGGCCAGTACCGGGCGCTGGCGATCGCGGCGGTCATCCTGCTGGTGGTCGGGCTGGTGCCCGGCATGCCGAACCTCGCCTTCCTGAGCCTGGCCGCCGTGGTCGGCTACGGCGCCTGGACGATGCGCAATCGCAGCCTGGCGGCCGAGCGCGCCGCGGCCGCCCCCGACGCCGCGTTGCCCGCGCCCGAGCAGACCACCAACGCCGAGCTCGGCTGGGACGATCTGCGCCCGGTCGATCCGCTCGGCCTGGAGGTCGGGTATCGGCTGATCCCGCTGGTCGACAAGGCCCAGGGCGGCGAACTGATGGCGCGGATCAAAGCGGTGCGCCGCAAGCTCACCCAGGACATCGGCTTTCTGATTCCGCCGGTGCACATCCGCGACAACCTCGAACTGGCGCCCACTGCGTATCGGCTGCTGGTCCACGGCGTGCCGGTGGCGACCGCCGAGGTGCATCCCGACCGGTTGCTGGCGCTCGATCCGGGCGGCGCGCTGCAGCCGATCGAGGGCATTCCGGGCAAGGACCCGGCGTTCGGGCTCGACGCGTTGTGGATCCTGCCGATCCAGCGCGCCCAGGCCGAGGCCTCGGGCTACACCGTGGTCGATCCGGCGACCGTGGTCGCGACCCACCTCTCGCACCTGGTCCGCGAACAGGCGCCGGAACTGCTCGGGCACGAGGAAGTCCAGCAACTGCTGGCGACCCTGGCGCGCAGCGCGCCCAAGCTCGCCGAGGACCTCACGCCCAAGGCGCTGCCGTTGGCGGTGGTGGTCCGGGTGCTGCAGAACCTGCTCGTCGAGCGCATTCCCGTCAGGCAATTGCGCCGCATCGCCGAGGCGCTGGTCGAGCACGCCGCGCACTCCCAGGACCCCGCTCAACTCACCGCCGCGGTCCGCACCGCGCTGGGCCGCTTTATCGTCCAGGAGATCGCCGGCCCGGCACCTGATTTGCCGGTCTACACGCTGGCGCCAGCGCTGGAACGCGTCTTGCAGGATTCCGCGCAAGGGACCGGGGCTGCGCTGGAGCCGGGCCTGGCCGAACGCCTGCAGCAGAGCCTGGCCGACTGCGCCGGCCAGCAGGAGGCCAGGAACGAACCGGCGGTGGTGCTGGTCCCCGGCCAGGTCCGCGCCGCGCTCGCGCGCCTGGTCCGGCACAGCGTCCCGACCCTGTCGGTGCTCGCCTACACCGAAGTCCCCGAAGACAAGCGGCTCAAGTTGCTGGGGACGATCAGTTGA